A single Acidaminococcus sp. DNA region contains:
- a CDS encoding AbgT family transporter codes for MQEEKMRKQNPQTDSSKAKKKEMSGFLKGVEVIGNKLPHPAMLFLMLALIVVVISHFVAAQGVSVTYFDARAKAEVTRKAVSLLTPDGLRYMFNSATKNFTGFAPLGTVLVAMLGVGVAEWTGLFNTTLKKVLLNANPRYLTPIVLFAGIMSNIASDAGYVIVIPIGALIFAMAGRHPLAGMAAAFAGVSGGFSANLLLGTTDPLLTGITNQALIAAGIDMTLDPTCNWYFLAASTFLLTIVGTIVTDKIVEPNLGTYTGKYRPDNTPITDLENKALRNAMIALLVYVVVMALLMFPQNALFRSPEPSGELTLKAFLHDGLIPAILLLFLVPGVAYGWTTKKLRTSHDLVAAMTDAMKSMGGYMVLAFFASQFIAYFGKTNLGLIVSFKGADALEAAGLTGLPLILLFIILSAFLNLFMGSASAKWAIMAPIFVPMMYRLGLSPALTQVAYRIGDSSTNIITPLMSYFAMIVVFMNKYDEDAGLGTLTSMMLPYSMSFLCFWTIMMALWMLAGLPVGPGAGLYI; via the coding sequence ATGCAAGAAGAAAAAATGAGAAAGCAGAATCCTCAAACGGATTCCTCAAAAGCAAAGAAAAAAGAAATGAGTGGTTTCCTGAAAGGCGTGGAAGTCATCGGCAATAAGCTGCCCCATCCCGCCATGCTGTTCTTGATGCTCGCACTGATTGTTGTCGTTATCTCTCATTTTGTGGCTGCCCAGGGTGTCTCTGTCACGTACTTTGACGCCCGTGCCAAAGCCGAGGTTACAAGAAAAGCGGTTTCTCTTCTCACACCCGATGGACTGCGGTATATGTTTAACTCCGCGACAAAAAACTTTACAGGATTTGCGCCCCTGGGAACTGTACTGGTTGCCATGCTCGGTGTCGGCGTTGCTGAATGGACAGGGCTGTTCAATACAACCTTGAAGAAAGTCCTCCTGAATGCCAACCCGCGGTATCTGACTCCTATCGTTTTGTTTGCCGGTATCATGTCAAACATTGCTTCCGATGCCGGATACGTTATCGTCATCCCTATCGGAGCCCTGATTTTTGCCATGGCGGGACGTCATCCCCTGGCCGGTATGGCCGCTGCTTTTGCCGGCGTATCGGGCGGTTTTTCCGCTAACCTGCTGCTCGGAACTACGGACCCCCTGCTCACGGGTATTACCAACCAGGCCCTGATTGCAGCCGGAATCGATATGACTCTTGATCCTACCTGCAACTGGTATTTCCTTGCAGCTTCTACATTCCTGCTGACTATCGTCGGTACCATCGTCACAGATAAGATTGTGGAACCCAATCTGGGAACTTATACGGGCAAATATCGTCCGGACAATACGCCCATTACGGATCTTGAAAACAAGGCTCTTCGGAATGCCATGATTGCCCTTCTGGTCTATGTCGTCGTCATGGCGCTGCTCATGTTCCCGCAGAATGCACTTTTCCGTTCCCCTGAACCCAGCGGGGAATTGACACTCAAGGCCTTCCTCCATGATGGCCTCATCCCTGCTATCCTGCTGCTCTTCCTTGTGCCCGGCGTTGCCTACGGATGGACCACGAAAAAACTCCGTACCTCCCACGACCTTGTTGCTGCCATGACGGACGCCATGAAATCCATGGGCGGATACATGGTTCTGGCCTTCTTTGCTTCCCAGTTTATCGCCTACTTTGGCAAGACCAACCTTGGTCTCATCGTCTCCTTCAAGGGAGCGGACGCTCTGGAAGCGGCTGGTCTTACAGGTCTTCCCCTCATTCTCCTCTTCATCATCCTGTCAGCTTTCCTGAACCTTTTCATGGGTTCTGCCTCCGCAAAGTGGGCCATTATGGCACCGATTTTTGTTCCCATGATGTACCGCCTCGGCCTTTCCCCGGCCCTGACACAGGTTGCCTACCGTATTGGGGACTCTTCTACCAATATCATCACACCCCTTATGTCCTACTTTGCCATGATTGTCGTTTTCATGAACAAATACGATGAAGATGCCGGTCTGGGTACGCTCACTTCCATGATGCTCCCCTATTCCATGAGTTTCCTCTGCTTCTGGACCATCATGATGGCTCTCTGGATGCTGGCTGGACTGCCAGTAGGACCGGGTGCCGGCCTGTACATCTGA
- the mutY gene encoding A/G-specific adenine glycosylase, translated as MTPQNNWVSLLLDWFDRSKRELPWREVKPRNPYHVWVSEIMLQQTRTETVKEYFIRWMQQFPTVEKLASSEEETVLRAWQGLGYYSRARNLLKAAREIMIHEQGKVPSDPEVLRKLPGIGEYTAGAIASMAYGVPVPAVDGNLLRVLARLYAVRDDVLSTSGKKKIGTLAESVIPSARPGDFNEAMMDLGADICIPKKPRCEKCPLMGCCQAYAKGMTEELPVRRRRQTQKVYYAACLFARQEGRVLLHRCPAKGLLASLWELPTFLAVSEEESRALAAEAAGAPLENPVWSHKHVFTHVIWYMTAYPVVLRDKQFEERGDYCWAAPEDYRRLPLCGPCERFFKDIRNGTETELFR; from the coding sequence TTGACTCCGCAAAATAACTGGGTTTCGCTGCTTCTGGATTGGTTTGACCGCAGTAAAAGGGAACTTCCCTGGCGGGAAGTAAAACCGCGTAATCCCTACCACGTATGGGTTTCGGAAATTATGTTGCAGCAGACGCGGACGGAGACTGTCAAGGAATATTTTATCCGCTGGATGCAGCAGTTTCCCACGGTAGAAAAACTGGCTTCGTCAGAGGAAGAAACTGTGCTTCGCGCCTGGCAGGGGCTGGGATATTATTCACGGGCCCGTAATCTTCTGAAGGCGGCGAGGGAAATCATGATTCATGAACAGGGAAAAGTTCCGTCAGATCCCGAAGTTCTCCGGAAACTGCCCGGCATTGGTGAATATACAGCCGGTGCCATCGCTTCGATGGCTTACGGTGTTCCGGTTCCCGCGGTGGATGGAAATTTGCTGCGTGTGCTGGCGCGGCTTTATGCGGTTCGGGACGATGTGCTGTCGACGTCCGGTAAAAAGAAGATCGGAACCCTGGCTGAATCTGTGATCCCGTCCGCGCGGCCGGGAGATTTTAACGAGGCTATGATGGATCTGGGCGCTGACATCTGCATCCCTAAGAAACCTCGCTGCGAGAAGTGTCCCTTGATGGGCTGCTGTCAGGCTTATGCAAAGGGAATGACAGAAGAATTGCCCGTACGCAGGCGCCGCCAGACTCAAAAAGTCTATTATGCGGCATGCCTTTTTGCCAGACAGGAGGGCCGTGTGCTGCTGCACCGCTGCCCTGCAAAGGGCCTTTTGGCGTCCTTATGGGAATTACCGACTTTTCTCGCGGTCTCCGAAGAGGAGAGCAGGGCACTTGCTGCCGAAGCAGCCGGTGCGCCGCTGGAGAATCCGGTTTGGTCACACAAGCATGTCTTTACCCACGTCATCTGGTATATGACTGCTTATCCCGTCGTTTTGCGGGACAAGCAATTTGAAGAACGTGGAGATTACTGCTGGGCAGCGCCGGAAGACTACAGACGCCTTCCGCTCTGCGGTCCTTGTGAGCGCTTCTTCAAGGATATCCGGAATGGCACGGAAACCGAGTTATTCAGGTGA
- the ftsH gene encoding ATP-dependent zinc metalloprotease FtsH, whose translation MKDNRQPSKSALYYYVAAIIVILVINTIITPMFFKPHVQEVTYTNFLKMVDEGKASKVEINQNRIALLCKGDDGKEMIYVTGRVDDPELVNRLVKANVEFSQVVPKEESPIAKFFNNWIFPFLLFIVIGQLIMRFLGPKLGGGGNMMSFGKSNAKVYIEAQTGKTFKDVAGQDEAKEALQEIVSYLHNPTKYKEIGATMPKGVLLVGPPGTGKTLLARAVAGEAKVPFFSISGSEFIEMFVGMGAARVRDLFKQAQEKAPCIVFIDEIDAIGKKRDNGSFGSNDEREQTLNQLLSEMDGFDGSKGVIILAATNRPEVLDKALLRPGRFDRRVPVELPDLQGREAILKVHSHDVKISPDVDFHTIALATSGASGAELANIVNEAALRAVRMGRKEVIQEDLEESVEVVIAGAQRKGAVISQEEKRIIAYHEIGHALVAAKQTESAPVHKITIIPRTSGALGYTMQVDTQEKVLMTKEELFNKIVTLTGGRSAEELVFSKVTSGASNDIEQATKLARAMITRFGMTDEFDMVALETVNNAYLSGDTSLACAPETAAKIDSAVFEVVKKAHTEARRILNENRDKLDELAAYLLKKETITGDEFMAILNGKDPDGPKPVEAEVVQEQPNA comes from the coding sequence ATGAAGGATAACAGACAGCCTTCCAAAAGTGCGCTCTACTATTATGTGGCGGCCATTATTGTGATTTTGGTCATTAATACCATCATTACACCTATGTTCTTTAAACCCCATGTACAGGAGGTTACCTATACGAATTTCCTGAAAATGGTGGACGAAGGCAAGGCATCCAAAGTTGAAATCAACCAGAATCGGATTGCACTTCTTTGCAAGGGTGATGACGGCAAGGAAATGATCTATGTGACGGGGCGTGTCGACGATCCTGAACTGGTCAATCGTTTGGTGAAGGCCAATGTAGAATTTTCTCAGGTTGTACCGAAGGAAGAATCTCCGATTGCAAAGTTCTTTAATAACTGGATCTTCCCATTCCTGCTCTTTATTGTCATCGGACAGCTGATTATGCGGTTCCTCGGGCCGAAACTTGGCGGCGGAGGCAATATGATGAGTTTTGGCAAGAGCAATGCCAAAGTCTACATCGAAGCACAGACCGGCAAGACATTCAAGGATGTGGCCGGGCAGGATGAAGCTAAGGAAGCTTTGCAGGAAATTGTTTCCTATCTGCATAATCCGACAAAATATAAGGAAATCGGTGCTACGATGCCGAAAGGCGTTCTCCTTGTGGGACCTCCGGGTACTGGTAAGACACTGCTTGCCAGAGCTGTTGCCGGTGAGGCCAAGGTGCCTTTCTTCTCGATTTCCGGCTCCGAATTTATTGAAATGTTCGTAGGTATGGGTGCTGCCCGTGTTCGTGATCTCTTTAAACAAGCACAGGAAAAAGCTCCTTGTATCGTCTTCATCGATGAAATCGATGCCATCGGTAAGAAACGTGATAACGGGTCTTTCGGCAGCAACGACGAACGGGAACAGACACTGAACCAGCTGCTTTCTGAAATGGACGGTTTCGATGGCAGCAAAGGGGTCATCATTCTGGCTGCAACGAACCGTCCGGAGGTGCTCGATAAGGCACTGCTCCGTCCGGGCCGTTTTGACCGCCGGGTTCCTGTTGAACTGCCGGACCTGCAGGGCCGTGAAGCTATCCTGAAGGTTCATTCTCATGATGTCAAGATTTCTCCGGATGTCGATTTTCATACGATTGCCCTGGCAACGAGCGGTGCTTCCGGCGCAGAACTGGCAAACATCGTCAACGAAGCAGCCCTGAGGGCCGTACGTATGGGACGTAAGGAAGTCATCCAGGAGGATCTGGAAGAATCTGTCGAAGTGGTTATTGCCGGTGCACAGCGTAAGGGTGCCGTGATTTCTCAGGAAGAAAAGCGGATTATCGCTTATCACGAAATTGGTCACGCGCTTGTCGCTGCCAAGCAGACGGAATCGGCGCCGGTACACAAGATTACGATTATCCCGAGAACTTCCGGTGCACTCGGCTACACGATGCAGGTAGACACGCAGGAAAAAGTCCTCATGACCAAGGAAGAACTGTTCAACAAGATTGTTACACTGACAGGCGGACGGTCCGCAGAAGAGTTGGTTTTCTCCAAGGTAACAAGCGGTGCTTCCAATGATATTGAACAGGCAACGAAGCTGGCACGGGCTATGATTACCCGGTTCGGTATGACGGATGAGTTTGATATGGTGGCACTGGAAACCGTCAATAATGCTTATTTGTCCGGAGATACGTCTCTGGCCTGTGCTCCTGAGACGGCCGCTAAAATTGACAGCGCTGTCTTTGAAGTCGTGAAAAAGGCTCATACGGAAGCACGCCGTATCTTAAATGAAAATCGTGACAAACTCGATGAACTGGCAGCCTATCTGCTGAAAAAAGAAACGATTACGGGTGACGAATTCATGGCTATCTTGAATGGCAAGGATCCGGATGGCCCGAAACCGGTCGAGGCCGAAGTTGTGCAGGAACAACCAAATGCTTAA
- a CDS encoding formate/nitrite transporter family protein, with product MKTASTNPLKLLLSAICAGFCIGLGGAVYVAQISNKPLGAVLFCVGLYAICEFKFHLFTGKVCYATERPVNSFWEFPVIWVGNFLGTGIVAFLLRQTRLLAANQAAAQALVQVKNNDTLLSLFILGMFCNVFVFLAVEGFRSIPLQIGKYLAIFVGITVFILSGYEHCVADMFYYFMAGAMDGTGFCRLLVITAGNICGGLLAYQGVALARR from the coding sequence ATGAAGACTGCTTCCACAAATCCTCTCAAACTCTTACTATCCGCAATTTGTGCCGGTTTCTGTATCGGACTCGGCGGAGCTGTTTATGTCGCCCAAATCAGCAATAAACCCCTCGGCGCCGTACTTTTCTGTGTCGGACTCTACGCCATCTGTGAATTTAAATTTCACCTGTTTACCGGAAAAGTCTGCTACGCCACCGAACGTCCCGTGAACAGCTTTTGGGAATTCCCGGTGATTTGGGTCGGAAATTTTCTGGGAACGGGAATCGTAGCATTCCTGCTCCGTCAGACCCGGCTGCTGGCAGCGAATCAGGCTGCGGCCCAGGCGTTGGTACAAGTCAAAAATAACGATACGCTGCTGTCCCTGTTCATTCTGGGCATGTTTTGCAATGTATTCGTTTTTCTTGCGGTGGAAGGCTTTCGCAGCATTCCGCTTCAAATAGGTAAATACCTTGCCATTTTTGTCGGTATCACCGTTTTCATTCTGAGCGGGTATGAGCACTGCGTGGCCGATATGTTCTATTATTTTATGGCAGGAGCCATGGACGGAACCGGTTTCTGCCGTCTCCTTGTCATCACGGCCGGCAACATCTGCGGCGGTCTCTTGGCTTATCAGGGTGTTGCTCTCGCACGCCGCTGA
- a CDS encoding cyclodeaminase/cyclohydrolase family protein, with translation MELKKMTVADFIQETSSSSPAPGGGSIAALNAASAAALIEMVAHLTIGKEKYAASEAEMKEVAAKAADLKNQFLSLIDEDSTAFNKIMAAFKMPKGTDEEKKVRHEAIQTATKGAALVPFKVGETANKLFALADAVIMRGNPNAVTDGAVASMNARAAVRGAFLNVKINLGSIKDEAFVKDLTDKMSAIEAEVDGKEHELLSKVNL, from the coding sequence ATGGAACTGAAAAAAATGACCGTAGCAGATTTTATCCAGGAAACCAGTTCTTCTTCTCCGGCTCCTGGCGGCGGCAGCATCGCTGCCCTGAACGCGGCTTCCGCAGCTGCTCTGATTGAAATGGTTGCTCATCTGACCATCGGTAAGGAAAAGTATGCCGCTTCCGAAGCTGAGATGAAAGAAGTCGCTGCAAAAGCTGCTGACCTGAAGAATCAATTCTTGTCTTTGATCGATGAAGACAGTACTGCTTTCAATAAGATTATGGCTGCTTTCAAGATGCCGAAGGGTACAGACGAAGAAAAGAAAGTTCGCCATGAAGCTATCCAGACAGCTACGAAAGGTGCTGCCCTGGTACCTTTTAAAGTCGGTGAAACCGCTAATAAGCTGTTTGCCCTCGCTGACGCTGTCATTATGCGCGGCAACCCGAATGCCGTAACGGACGGTGCGGTGGCTTCCATGAACGCCCGTGCTGCCGTACGCGGTGCTTTCCTGAACGTTAAGATCAATCTGGGAAGCATCAAGGATGAAGCTTTTGTAAAAGATCTGACGGATAAAATGTCTGCCATTGAAGCTGAAGTAGACGGCAAAGAACATGAACTTCTGAGCAAAGTAAATCTTTGA
- a CDS encoding IS110 family transposase translates to MIYVGIDVSKDKHDCCILDPEHKSRYKQFTITNDWEGFDFLLKQICSYKQPAENIKVGLEATGPYSENITRFLLNNGLPTYVFNPMMTDQYKKSHSLRKTKTDRIDAHFIACMFMSDLDLKPYVPKEYHNERLMSLTRSRFRMVQARTKIKQDVDRLVVLNFPELGKYMNLNSATAHAIFMEYPTPEELANANLKHLKNIIHKASRGSLNEDLAEQIRDEAKKSIGKHNNLGNEHELRANIRILEDYDEEIRKIEAEEKELLSEHPEPILTIPGIGAVTGAAILAEVGDFSRFSSPDKVLAYAGLAPSRNQSGRRSGIGRSAHMEKRGSRYLRFALFNAAIFVCRYEPAYKEYLAKKLNEGKHYYIAISHAAKKLVRLIYTLQTTGNTYKTSAQLMLQKQINTSSDSQNFALDI, encoded by the coding sequence ATGATCTACGTTGGAATTGATGTGTCCAAAGACAAACATGACTGCTGCATCCTTGACCCAGAGCATAAGTCCAGGTACAAGCAATTTACTATTACCAATGATTGGGAAGGCTTTGACTTTCTGCTGAAGCAGATATGCTCTTACAAACAACCGGCAGAAAACATAAAAGTAGGGCTTGAAGCCACCGGACCTTACAGCGAGAATATCACCAGATTCCTGCTGAATAACGGGCTACCAACTTATGTCTTCAATCCCATGATGACAGATCAATACAAAAAGAGTCATAGCCTTCGCAAAACTAAAACCGATCGCATTGATGCTCATTTTATAGCCTGTATGTTCATGTCCGATTTGGATCTCAAACCCTACGTTCCTAAAGAATACCACAATGAACGTCTCATGTCACTTACCAGATCTCGGTTCAGAATGGTTCAGGCAAGAACAAAGATTAAACAAGACGTGGATCGGCTTGTGGTTCTCAACTTCCCTGAACTAGGAAAATATATGAACCTGAATTCTGCTACTGCTCACGCTATATTCATGGAATATCCTACCCCCGAGGAGCTGGCAAACGCCAATTTGAAACACTTGAAAAACATTATTCACAAGGCATCCAGAGGCAGCTTAAATGAGGATTTGGCTGAACAAATTCGTGACGAAGCAAAAAAATCTATCGGTAAACACAACAATCTGGGCAATGAACATGAATTGCGGGCGAACATCCGGATTCTTGAGGACTATGATGAAGAAATTCGCAAAATCGAGGCTGAGGAAAAGGAGCTGCTGAGCGAGCATCCGGAACCTATACTTACAATTCCTGGGATTGGTGCCGTCACAGGGGCTGCAATTTTAGCGGAAGTCGGGGATTTTTCCAGGTTCTCTTCTCCCGACAAAGTTCTAGCCTATGCCGGGCTTGCACCGTCCAGGAACCAGTCAGGACGCAGAAGTGGGATAGGTCGAAGCGCCCACATGGAGAAAAGAGGGTCACGTTATCTACGATTTGCGCTCTTTAACGCAGCGATATTCGTCTGCCGGTACGAACCCGCCTACAAGGAATATTTGGCTAAGAAACTAAACGAAGGCAAGCATTACTACATAGCAATCTCTCATGCAGCCAAAAAGTTGGTACGGTTAATTTATACACTTCAGACAACAGGAAATACATACAAAACATCTGCTCAATTAATGCTTCAAAAGCAGATAAATACTAGCTCCGATTCGCAGAATTTTGCACTTGACATATGA
- a CDS encoding formate--tetrahydrofolate ligase: MLSDIEIAQKNVMEPISKIAEKLDIHPEELEQYGHYKAKISLDVLKRLEDKPNGKLVLVTAITPTPAGEGKSTTSIGLVQALNKIGKKAIVALREPSLGPVFGIKGGAAGGGYAQVVPMDDINLHFTGDMHAITAANNLLAAMIDNHIQQGNELRIDARQVTWRRVMDMNDRALRHVVVGLGGKPCGYPREDGFMITVASEIMAILCLATDLQDLKKRFGRIIIGPDLDGNPVYVHQLGCEGAMALLMKDAIKPNLVQTLEHTPAIIHGGPFANIAHGCNSILATKMAMKLGDIAVTEAGFGADLGAEKFMDIKCRYGNIFPDAVVLVATIRALKMHGGVKKPDLGKENVQAVSDGFSNLAKQVENMRAFGLPVLVAINKFATDTNAEIEMLLKKCESYGVEVTLNECWEKGGEGGIDMANKLVEILDESHTKPTTLYDVNDSIPDKLKTIVTKIYGGKGVEFTPNAKKQIKQLEDWGVDKLPICVAKTQYSLSDNPALLGAPKDFDISVQDVRVSNGAGFIVVQTSNIMVMPGLPKKPAALNMDIDANGKITGLF; encoded by the coding sequence GTGTTAAGTGATATTGAGATTGCTCAAAAAAATGTAATGGAACCGATCAGCAAGATTGCTGAGAAGCTCGATATTCATCCTGAAGAGCTGGAACAATACGGCCATTATAAAGCTAAGATTTCCCTGGATGTCCTGAAACGCCTGGAAGATAAGCCCAACGGCAAGCTTGTGCTGGTAACGGCTATCACGCCTACGCCTGCCGGCGAAGGTAAGTCCACGACGAGTATCGGTCTGGTTCAGGCTCTGAATAAAATCGGTAAAAAGGCTATTGTAGCCCTCCGTGAACCGTCCCTGGGACCTGTCTTCGGAATCAAGGGCGGTGCTGCCGGCGGCGGATATGCCCAGGTAGTTCCGATGGACGATATCAACCTGCATTTCACCGGTGATATGCATGCTATTACGGCTGCTAACAACCTGCTTGCCGCAATGATTGATAACCATATCCAGCAGGGAAATGAACTGCGTATTGATGCTCGTCAGGTAACCTGGCGCCGCGTAATGGATATGAACGATCGTGCCCTGCGTCATGTTGTTGTCGGTCTGGGCGGCAAACCCTGCGGGTACCCGCGTGAAGATGGCTTTATGATTACGGTTGCTTCCGAAATCATGGCTATCCTCTGCCTGGCAACGGATCTGCAGGACCTGAAGAAACGCTTCGGCCGCATTATCATCGGTCCGGATCTGGACGGCAATCCTGTTTATGTACATCAACTGGGCTGCGAAGGCGCTATGGCACTTCTGATGAAGGACGCCATTAAACCGAACCTGGTTCAGACACTGGAACATACCCCGGCCATTATCCATGGCGGCCCGTTCGCCAATATCGCTCACGGCTGCAACTCCATCCTGGCTACCAAGATGGCCATGAAACTCGGAGATATCGCAGTGACGGAGGCAGGCTTCGGTGCTGACCTGGGTGCTGAAAAGTTCATGGATATTAAATGCCGGTACGGCAACATCTTCCCGGATGCGGTTGTTCTGGTAGCTACGATTCGTGCCCTGAAGATGCACGGCGGCGTCAAGAAACCCGATCTCGGCAAGGAAAACGTTCAGGCTGTCAGCGATGGCTTCTCCAACCTGGCAAAACAGGTCGAAAATATGAGAGCTTTTGGTCTCCCTGTACTGGTAGCTATCAATAAGTTTGCTACGGATACGAACGCTGAAATCGAAATGCTGCTCAAGAAATGCGAAAGCTACGGCGTAGAAGTTACCCTGAACGAATGCTGGGAAAAGGGCGGCGAAGGTGGTATCGATATGGCTAACAAACTGGTGGAAATCCTGGATGAAAGCCATACGAAACCGACTACGCTGTATGATGTCAATGACTCTATTCCCGACAAACTGAAAACAATCGTGACCAAGATTTACGGCGGCAAGGGCGTTGAATTCACTCCTAATGCCAAGAAGCAGATTAAACAACTGGAAGACTGGGGCGTTGACAAGCTGCCGATCTGCGTAGCAAAGACGCAGTACTCCCTGAGTGATAACCCGGCTCTTCTGGGTGCCCCGAAAGACTTCGATATCAGTGTACAGGATGTCCGTGTCTCCAACGGCGCAGGCTTCATCGTTGTACAAACGAGCAACATCATGGTAATGCCTGGCCTGCCTAAGAAACCGGCTGCCCTGAACATGGATATTGATGCCAACGGTAAGATTACCGGTTTGTTCTAA
- a CDS encoding 8-oxo-dGTP diphosphatase, giving the protein MRDTSLVYLIDHVGRVLLGHKRRGMGFGKWNGFGGKIEAGETMRQCAVRELNEECGLSVSPDALQLVADLYFDQPSDAKWSHGGMVYFARSWTGTPVLSDEMEPRWFRLEELPYDEMWQADKIWLPMLLQGKQLRGTIVFAEDGDTVIDSVFREVHLDSAK; this is encoded by the coding sequence ATGCGGGATACGTCGTTGGTTTATCTGATTGACCATGTAGGCCGTGTTCTTTTGGGACACAAACGGCGCGGAATGGGATTTGGCAAATGGAACGGTTTTGGCGGTAAGATTGAAGCCGGTGAAACGATGCGGCAGTGCGCCGTGCGGGAACTTAATGAAGAGTGTGGACTCAGCGTTAGTCCCGATGCTCTGCAGCTCGTTGCCGATTTATATTTTGACCAGCCTTCGGATGCCAAATGGTCCCACGGCGGTATGGTGTACTTTGCTCGTTCCTGGACGGGGACCCCGGTGCTGTCGGATGAAATGGAACCGAGGTGGTTTCGTCTGGAAGAACTGCCTTATGATGAGATGTGGCAGGCAGATAAGATTTGGCTGCCCATGCTGCTTCAGGGTAAGCAGCTGCGGGGTACGATTGTGTTTGCCGAAGATGGAGATACGGTCATAGATTCTGTATTTCGGGAGGTTCATCTTGACTCCGCAAAATAA
- the ftcD gene encoding glutamate formimidoyltransferase: MAKKLVEFVPNFSEGRDLEKVEKIVDEARKIKGLTLLDYSSDPNHNRSVVTCIGSPEAVTEAAINMAKVAIKLIDMRTHHGAHPRFGAVDVVPFTPVMGVTMDECVEIANKVGKAYGEMGIPVYLYEDAATCEERRNLATVRKGQYEGFFEKIKDPAWKPDYGPSEMNAVSGCSAVGARVPLVAFNVNLGTDNVEVAQAIAKKVRNIGGGLHYVKAIGLKLEERNQTQVSMNLVNYEKTAVYRAFEMVKMEARRYGVPVVGSEVIGTVPMKALLMAAEYYLQIENFDINEILEKRLLDAED, translated from the coding sequence ATGGCTAAGAAGTTAGTAGAATTTGTACCGAATTTTAGTGAAGGCCGTGACCTGGAGAAAGTTGAAAAGATTGTTGATGAAGCTCGTAAAATCAAGGGCTTGACGCTGCTTGACTATTCTTCCGATCCTAACCATAACCGTTCTGTTGTAACCTGCATCGGTTCTCCGGAAGCAGTAACCGAAGCTGCTATCAATATGGCCAAGGTTGCCATCAAATTGATTGATATGAGAACGCACCATGGTGCTCATCCTCGTTTTGGTGCCGTCGACGTTGTACCGTTTACTCCGGTTATGGGCGTCACGATGGACGAATGCGTTGAAATCGCTAACAAGGTTGGTAAGGCTTATGGCGAAATGGGCATCCCTGTTTACCTGTATGAAGATGCAGCAACCTGCGAAGAACGCCGCAACCTGGCTACCGTCCGCAAAGGACAATATGAAGGTTTCTTTGAAAAGATTAAGGATCCGGCTTGGAAGCCTGATTACGGCCCCAGCGAAATGAACGCTGTTTCCGGCTGCTCTGCTGTAGGTGCTCGTGTACCTCTGGTTGCTTTCAACGTAAACCTCGGTACGGACAATGTAGAAGTCGCCCAGGCAATTGCCAAGAAAGTCCGCAATATTGGCGGCGGCCTGCATTATGTCAAGGCTATCGGCCTGAAGCTGGAAGAAAGAAATCAGACCCAGGTTTCCATGAACCTCGTCAACTACGAAAAGACCGCTGTTTACAGAGCTTTTGAAATGGTTAAGATGGAAGCTCGCCGTTACGGTGTTCCTGTGGTTGGCAGTGAAGTCATCGGTACCGTTCCGATGAAGGCTCTGCTCATGGCTGCTGAATATTATCTGCAGATTGAAAACTTCGATATCAACGAAATTCTTGAAAAACGTCTGCTGGATGCAGAAGACTGA
- a CDS encoding HutD family protein produces the protein MTVSVIPRSKATTSTWSGGTTTEFYIFPKDGSYKDRRFEIRISSATVDLDASDFTMLPDYNRIITPLKGGFTLTYAETGKSETLKPLEEAFFDGGWHTHSEGKAVDFNVMYKKGLKAFYEIVNTSKEMLPAPHRFLYVPLVDASNLTGCTLNGIALTPDTLYVSDNPADAFTLVMKKSVDLIYTTVD, from the coding sequence ATGACAGTATCCGTAATTCCTCGTTCCAAAGCCACCACTTCGACCTGGTCCGGCGGGACGACTACGGAATTTTACATTTTTCCAAAGGATGGTTCCTACAAAGACCGCCGCTTCGAAATCCGCATCAGTTCGGCTACCGTCGATCTGGATGCCTCCGACTTTACAATGCTTCCTGACTACAACCGGATCATCACGCCGCTGAAGGGAGGCTTTACGCTGACGTACGCCGAAACCGGCAAGTCCGAAACACTGAAGCCGCTGGAAGAAGCCTTTTTTGACGGCGGCTGGCATACCCATTCCGAAGGCAAAGCCGTTGATTTCAATGTCATGTACAAGAAAGGCTTGAAAGCTTTCTATGAAATTGTCAACACGTCTAAAGAAATGCTTCCGGCACCCCATCGCTTTCTCTACGTACCGCTGGTTGACGCTTCCAATCTTACCGGCTGCACATTAAACGGAATAGCCTTGACACCGGATACGCTCTACGTTTCCGATAATCCGGCTGATGCATTTACTTTAGTGATGAAAAAGAGCGTTGACTTGATCTATACAACTGTAGATTAA